Proteins found in one Halobaculum sp. MBLA0147 genomic segment:
- a CDS encoding methyl-accepting chemotaxis protein — MSRTGRTGGDPRTDGGTTAELSAVERFFVDLGLERLYPVAVQRRMVRQVVVTYLAAGGLVAAVVLGVVYPPGTAGFVPALVAGTAVFAVLFATLVVVALTLIGASNQLTARVHRLADGDFDVTFDEGRRDELGSLADALDGLRDDLQARIEAAEDAEREAEAAREEAERLAAEMRTVADEFGETLDDAAAGDLTVRLDADTDHEALARLADETNETLARLERTVGEVRAFAEEVETTADTFETETDHLASDNERTVVAVTQISEAADEQEERLAQVSDEVSSLSATVEEVAASAGEIADRTATAADRGEAAAEAAGEAIDEMDAIRAEMDATAAEVERLQTTVGEIGELVELIEDVADQTNMLALNANVEAARAGGDGGVDDGAADGFAVVADEVKSLAEEASDATEEIAATVADTRAATEATAAAIERTDDHVDEGVATVETVVGRLDEVVATVEEVRASVDSVDDATDDQAATAEEVASVAESVATLARETASDADDAVAAGEAQADRVARLADRTADLTDAVDGLEDRLDAFELSEHATTGGTQGGGPPAPTADD; from the coding sequence ATGTCTCGAACTGGTCGCACCGGGGGCGACCCACGGACGGACGGCGGGACCACCGCCGAGTTGAGCGCGGTCGAGCGGTTCTTCGTCGACCTGGGACTCGAACGACTCTACCCGGTCGCGGTCCAGCGGCGGATGGTCCGACAGGTGGTCGTCACGTACCTCGCGGCCGGGGGACTCGTCGCGGCGGTCGTGCTCGGTGTCGTCTACCCGCCGGGGACGGCCGGGTTCGTCCCCGCGCTGGTCGCCGGGACGGCCGTCTTCGCGGTGTTGTTCGCGACGCTCGTCGTCGTCGCGCTCACACTCATCGGCGCCTCGAACCAACTCACCGCACGGGTCCACCGACTCGCAGACGGCGACTTCGACGTGACGTTCGACGAGGGACGGCGCGACGAACTCGGCTCGCTGGCGGACGCACTCGACGGCTTGCGCGACGACCTCCAGGCACGGATCGAGGCCGCCGAGGACGCCGAGCGCGAGGCGGAGGCGGCCCGCGAGGAGGCGGAGCGGCTGGCGGCGGAGATGCGGACCGTCGCCGACGAGTTCGGAGAGACGTTGGACGACGCGGCGGCCGGCGACCTGACCGTTCGCCTCGACGCCGACACCGACCACGAGGCGCTGGCGCGGCTCGCCGACGAGACCAACGAGACGCTCGCCCGGCTGGAACGGACCGTCGGCGAGGTGCGGGCGTTCGCGGAGGAGGTGGAGACGACGGCCGACACCTTCGAGACGGAGACGGACCACCTCGCGAGCGACAACGAGCGGACGGTCGTGGCGGTCACCCAGATCAGCGAGGCGGCCGACGAACAGGAGGAGCGACTCGCGCAGGTGAGCGACGAGGTGAGTTCGCTGTCGGCGACGGTCGAGGAGGTCGCCGCCTCGGCGGGCGAGATCGCCGACCGGACGGCGACGGCGGCCGACCGCGGCGAGGCGGCCGCCGAGGCGGCCGGCGAGGCGATCGACGAGATGGACGCGATCCGCGCGGAGATGGACGCGACCGCGGCCGAGGTGGAGCGGCTCCAGACCACCGTCGGCGAGATCGGCGAGTTGGTCGAACTGATCGAGGACGTGGCCGACCAGACGAACATGTTGGCGCTGAACGCGAACGTCGAGGCGGCCCGAGCCGGCGGGGACGGCGGCGTCGACGACGGTGCGGCCGACGGGTTCGCGGTCGTCGCCGACGAGGTCAAGAGTCTCGCGGAGGAGGCGAGCGACGCGACCGAGGAGATCGCCGCCACGGTCGCCGACACGCGGGCGGCGACGGAGGCGACGGCGGCGGCCATCGAGCGGACGGACGACCACGTCGACGAGGGTGTCGCGACGGTCGAGACGGTGGTCGGGCGCCTCGACGAGGTGGTCGCGACGGTCGAGGAGGTCCGTGCGAGTGTCGACTCCGTCGACGACGCGACGGACGATCAGGCGGCGACGGCCGAGGAGGTCGCCAGCGTCGCCGAGAGCGTCGCCACGCTCGCCCGCGAGACGGCCAGCGACGCGGACGACGCCGTCGCGGCCGGCGAGGCGCAGGCCGACCGGGTCGCCCGTCTCGCCGACCGCACCGCCGACCTGACGGACGCCGTCGACGGGCTCGAAGACCGGCTCGACGCGTTCGAGTTGTCCGAGCACGCCACGACGGGGGGCACGCAGGGCGGTGGTCCCCCAGCGCCGACGGCCGACGACTGA